The Planococcus donghaensis genome contains a region encoding:
- the coaE gene encoding dephospho-CoA kinase (Dephospho-CoA kinase (CoaE) performs the final step in coenzyme A biosynthesis.): protein MIIGLTGSIASGKSTVSEMLKNEGYPIIDADLVARLVVEPGSETLEQIKQAFGPEVISSDGSMNRAKVGEIIFNDPVSRKTLNDIIHPAIRQEMLKQRYELLEQGYKTIIMDIPLLFESRLQYLVDKILVVSVTEENQFKRLVERNGFSEKEAKARINSQLPMSVKEDGADAVIYNNGTLEETKQQLSRILENWQATSEKE, encoded by the coding sequence ATGATTATAGGATTAACAGGTAGTATTGCTAGCGGAAAAAGTACTGTATCCGAAATGTTGAAAAACGAAGGCTATCCAATTATTGATGCGGACCTGGTAGCAAGATTAGTAGTCGAACCAGGTTCTGAAACACTTGAACAAATCAAGCAAGCATTTGGACCTGAAGTCATTAGTTCAGACGGTTCGATGAATCGGGCAAAAGTTGGAGAAATTATTTTTAATGATCCGGTTAGTCGAAAAACCTTAAATGATATTATTCACCCAGCAATTCGGCAAGAAATGCTCAAGCAACGCTATGAATTGCTTGAGCAAGGATATAAAACAATTATTATGGATATCCCGCTATTATTCGAAAGTCGTCTACAGTATTTAGTAGATAAAATCTTAGTCGTCAGCGTGACGGAAGAAAATCAATTTAAACGACTAGTTGAAAGAAATGGTTTTTCAGAAAAAGAAGCAAAAGCACGCATTAATTCACAGTTGCCAATGTCTGTGAAAGAAGATGGAGCAGATGCGGTTATTTACAACAACGGAACTCTTGAAGAAACGAAACAACAATTAAGTCGGATTTTAGAAAATTGGCAAGCCACTTCTGAAAAAGAATAA
- a CDS encoding glyceraldehyde-3-phosphate dehydrogenase, with product MTVSIAINGFGRIGRMVFRQAIMMDDVTITAVNASYPAETLAHLIKYDTNHGTFLGDVSSEEDALIVNGKRVQLVSERDPLNLPWREMGIDIVIEATGKFNSREKAALHLEAGAKKVILTAPGKQEDITIVMGVNDDKLDIEHHDVISNASCTTNCLAPVVKVLNDRFGIENGLMTTIHSYTNDQQNLDNPHKDLRRARACAQSIIPTSTGAAKALSLVLPELQGKLHGMALRVPTPNVSLVDLVVDLETAVTIEDVNHAFEEASQNSLEGILGFTMEPLVSVDFNSNPQSAIVDGLSTMVIGERKVKVLAWYDNEWGYSARVIDLTKKVANALVLVSK from the coding sequence ATGACAGTTTCTATTGCAATTAACGGGTTTGGCCGTATTGGCCGTATGGTTTTCAGACAGGCGATAATGATGGATGACGTTACAATTACAGCAGTCAATGCCTCATATCCAGCTGAAACCCTTGCGCATTTGATTAAGTATGACACAAATCACGGCACCTTCTTAGGTGACGTATCTTCAGAAGAAGATGCATTAATTGTTAACGGGAAACGAGTGCAGTTAGTAAGTGAACGCGACCCTTTGAATCTGCCATGGCGAGAAATGGGCATTGACATCGTAATCGAAGCGACTGGAAAGTTCAATTCGCGTGAAAAAGCGGCTCTTCATTTGGAAGCGGGAGCTAAAAAAGTAATCCTTACAGCACCAGGTAAACAAGAAGATATCACAATTGTTATGGGTGTAAATGATGACAAGTTAGATATTGAACATCACGACGTAATTTCAAATGCGAGTTGTACAACAAACTGTTTAGCGCCTGTCGTAAAAGTGTTGAATGATAGATTTGGTATTGAAAACGGTTTAATGACAACCATCCATTCGTACACAAACGACCAACAAAACTTGGACAATCCGCACAAAGATCTTCGTCGTGCTCGTGCTTGTGCTCAATCGATTATTCCCACTTCTACGGGTGCCGCGAAAGCGCTGTCATTAGTGCTGCCAGAATTGCAAGGGAAACTTCATGGCATGGCATTAAGAGTGCCAACCCCGAATGTATCGTTAGTTGACTTGGTTGTCGACTTAGAGACAGCGGTTACAATTGAAGACGTGAATCATGCTTTTGAAGAAGCATCGCAAAATAGTTTAGAAGGAATTTTAGGATTTACAATGGAGCCGTTGGTTTCAGTTGATTTTAACAGCAATCCGCAATCAGCCATTGTGGATGGTTTATCAACGATGGTGATTGGAGAACGAAAAGTGAAAGTGTTAGCTTGGTACGATAATGAATGGGGCTATTCCGCACGTGTCATTGATTTAACGAAAAAAGTAGCAAATGCGTTAGTGCTAGTATCAAAATAA
- the speD gene encoding adenosylmethionine decarboxylase, protein METMGRHVIAELWQCDFDKLNDMDFIEQTFVDAALKSGAEVREVAFHKFAPQGVSGVVIISESHLTIHSFPEHGYASVDVYTCGDLDPTIAAEYIAEALGSTSRELVEIPRGMGPVSVEKSKVSVTA, encoded by the coding sequence ATGGAAACAATGGGACGTCACGTAATTGCAGAACTTTGGCAGTGTGATTTTGACAAATTAAACGATATGGATTTTATCGAACAAACTTTTGTTGATGCAGCACTCAAATCTGGAGCTGAAGTAAGAGAGGTAGCTTTTCATAAATTCGCACCACAAGGTGTTAGCGGAGTTGTGATTATCTCAGAATCTCACTTAACTATCCACAGTTTCCCAGAACACGGCTATGCGAGTGTAGATGTTTACACTTGCGGCGATCTTGATCCGACTATTGCAGCGGAATATATCGCAGAAGCACTAGGTTCAACATCACGCGAGCTTGTAGAAATACCACGCGGTATGGGGCCAGTAAGTGTTGAAAAATCCAAAGTTTCAGTAACAGCATAA
- the nrdR gene encoding transcriptional regulator NrdR, whose product MKCPACQHNGTRVVDSRPIDEMKSIRRRRECEACGYRFTTFEKVEEMPLIVVKKDGSREEFSREKVLRGLIRACEKRPVSLEVLEEVVFTIEKDLRREGNPEVKSEEVGELVMNRLATIDEVAYVRFASVYRQFKDITVFIDELKDLLNKGPEGKKID is encoded by the coding sequence ATGAAATGTCCAGCTTGCCAACATAACGGCACACGCGTTGTCGATTCAAGGCCAATAGACGAAATGAAGTCAATCAGAAGAAGAAGAGAATGCGAAGCTTGCGGATATCGCTTTACCACTTTTGAAAAAGTGGAAGAGATGCCACTGATTGTCGTCAAAAAAGATGGCTCGCGTGAAGAGTTCAGCCGCGAAAAAGTTTTACGTGGGTTAATTCGTGCGTGTGAAAAGCGGCCAGTATCTCTAGAAGTGCTGGAAGAAGTTGTATTCACAATTGAAAAAGACCTTCGACGCGAAGGCAATCCAGAGGTAAAGTCTGAAGAAGTTGGGGAGTTGGTTATGAACCGACTAGCAACCATTGACGAAGTGGCTTATGTTCGATTTGCGTCAGTGTATCGTCAATTTAAAGACATTACTGTTTTTATCGATGAACTTAAGGATTTATTAAATAAAGGACCAGAAGGCAAGAAAATCGATTGA
- a CDS encoding replication initiation and membrane attachment family protein, translating into MTAYYKELQPADPYRIRLPYPFSNYDRQLLTLLYQPMIGAEAIALYLTLWAEGEASREETTHYTLMNTLGNPIAKIFDARIQLEAIGLLKTYRSNEGERSFIYELCPPLDPKTFFMDPLLSMFLFSKIGESSYRRVRNRFLVYTEIPTDYEEVSRTFTDIFQPVHAKAGYPSVKKDLQERKKGNYEADSEFDFDLLRQGLSEQLVPKKVLTATIKDFITKLSYLYSWGPLEMQKVILLAIEDDYKLTVEGLKKSASEYYKLTVSTTAPQLVQVHKTAEKQEVSTEAPKTKQDELLVYLETAPPIQVLRDIANGSEPLPADVELANQLVITHGMKPAVVNVLLQYVLLRTDMKLTKAYVEKIASHWLRKNVTTAKEAMEIARVEHTQYMKWKSEGSPTTVAKPFTGSGNRKPVREEKLPEWFHKKDQTAAPKVEPKNESLEVEKQKLLAKLALKKGKGG; encoded by the coding sequence ATGACTGCATATTATAAAGAGTTGCAGCCTGCTGATCCATATCGTATTCGGTTGCCTTATCCATTTTCCAATTATGATCGGCAGCTTTTGACGCTATTGTATCAACCGATGATTGGTGCAGAGGCAATCGCATTGTATTTAACTTTGTGGGCTGAAGGCGAAGCATCGCGTGAAGAAACAACTCATTATACGTTAATGAATACACTAGGAAATCCCATCGCCAAAATATTTGATGCGAGAATTCAACTTGAAGCTATTGGGTTGTTAAAAACTTATAGAAGTAATGAAGGCGAACGCTCATTTATTTATGAGTTGTGCCCCCCGCTTGATCCGAAAACATTTTTTATGGATCCTTTGTTGTCGATGTTCTTGTTTAGTAAAATTGGAGAATCCTCTTACCGAAGAGTGCGGAATCGCTTTTTAGTGTACACCGAAATTCCAACGGATTACGAAGAAGTATCTCGTACATTTACGGACATATTTCAACCAGTACATGCCAAAGCAGGCTATCCATCTGTCAAAAAAGATTTACAAGAACGCAAAAAAGGCAATTATGAAGCCGATTCGGAATTTGATTTCGATTTACTAAGACAGGGCTTATCCGAGCAGTTAGTGCCTAAAAAAGTGTTGACCGCCACCATTAAAGATTTCATTACGAAACTGTCTTATTTATATAGTTGGGGACCGCTAGAAATGCAAAAAGTCATTTTATTAGCCATTGAGGACGATTATAAATTGACGGTAGAAGGTTTGAAAAAGTCGGCATCTGAGTATTATAAACTAACGGTATCTACGACTGCACCACAACTTGTTCAAGTGCATAAAACTGCTGAAAAACAAGAAGTCTCAACAGAAGCGCCGAAAACTAAACAAGACGAGTTACTCGTTTATTTAGAAACCGCTCCACCGATTCAAGTGTTGCGTGATATTGCCAATGGCAGTGAGCCGTTACCTGCTGATGTGGAGCTGGCCAATCAATTAGTCATTACGCATGGCATGAAGCCAGCGGTCGTTAATGTGCTACTACAGTATGTATTATTGCGTACGGATATGAAGTTAACAAAAGCATATGTAGAAAAAATTGCTTCGCATTGGTTGCGAAAAAATGTCACCACCGCAAAAGAAGCGATGGAAATTGCGCGTGTCGAGCATACTCAATACATGAAGTGGAAATCAGAAGGATCTCCGACGACTGTAGCAAAACCATTTACGGGCAGTGGAAACCGCAAGCCGGTGCGCGAAGAAAAGCTACCAGAATGGTTCCATAAAAAAGATCAAACAGCAGCTCCTAAAGTTGAACCGAAAAATGAAAGTTTAGAAGTAGAGAAACAAAAGCTCCTAGCAAAACTGGCGCTGAAGAAAGGAAAAGGTGGTTAA
- the dnaI gene encoding primosomal protein DnaI has protein sequence MEPIRETLKRVVNAPAFSERYSEMRKEVLAHPGVQKFLEDHSEEIDAPTIDRGLGKLYEYIDQSHHCNKCPSLDTCINHLKGFEPNLVLERGTIGISYTKCRLKEANDNKRHASSLIHSMYMPKEVMQATLSGFDLDDSRMAAFRAVGDFLDQATGPDNLPEKGLYLYGQFGIGKSYLLSAVANELAEINVKSVLVFVPEFMREMKQAIGDQTLQEKVDYVKKADVLMLDDIGAEAMSSWTRDEVLGTILHYRMSEKLPTFMSSNFSYSELEYHLTYSQRGEKEDLKAARIMERIRALTTPVKLDGRNRRN, from the coding sequence ATGGAACCGATTCGCGAAACCTTAAAACGTGTGGTCAATGCGCCTGCTTTTTCTGAGCGTTATAGTGAAATGCGTAAAGAAGTGCTAGCGCATCCTGGCGTTCAAAAATTTCTTGAAGATCATTCAGAAGAAATCGATGCCCCAACGATTGATCGCGGGCTCGGGAAATTGTATGAGTATATCGATCAATCCCACCACTGCAATAAATGTCCGAGCTTAGATACTTGTATTAATCATCTTAAAGGCTTTGAACCAAATTTAGTGTTAGAACGTGGAACAATCGGAATTTCTTATACAAAATGCCGCCTGAAAGAAGCGAATGATAACAAACGTCACGCTTCTTCATTAATCCACAGCATGTATATGCCAAAAGAAGTGATGCAAGCAACGCTTTCAGGCTTTGATTTGGATGATAGCCGTATGGCTGCGTTCCGTGCTGTTGGAGATTTCCTTGATCAAGCAACAGGACCTGACAATTTACCTGAAAAAGGATTGTATCTTTACGGGCAATTCGGTATCGGGAAATCGTATTTATTAAGCGCAGTGGCAAATGAACTGGCTGAAATCAATGTCAAATCCGTTCTGGTGTTTGTACCAGAATTTATGCGGGAAATGAAACAAGCAATTGGCGATCAAACTTTGCAAGAAAAAGTAGATTACGTGAAAAAAGCAGATGTTTTGATGCTAGACGATATTGGCGCTGAAGCGATGTCGAGCTGGACACGTGATGAAGTACTCGGCACCATTTTGCATTACCGCATGTCAGAGAAATTGCCGACATTTATGTCTTCTAATTTTAGTTATTCGGAACTGGAATATCACTTAACATATTCACAGCGCGGCGAAAAAGAAGATTTAAAAGCAGCGCGTATTATGGAACGAATTCGCGCGTTAACTACGCCAGTAAAACTAGATGGTCGTAACCGACGAAATTAA
- the thrS gene encoding threonine--tRNA ligase, with protein MADMIQLKFPDGAVKEFEQGVTTEEIAQSISPGLRKKALAGKVDGKLVDLRTPLTEDGEIAIVTPESDEALEILRHSSAHLLAQAIKRMYPDAKLGIGPVIEHGFYYDIDTETAITSEDLPLIEKEMKQIINENVEVIRHDVTRAEAQERFAAIEDPYKLELLEAIPEGDQVSIYEQGDFFDLCRGVHVPSTGKLKEFKLLSVAGAYWRGNSDNKMLQRIYGTAFFKKEDLKAHLEMLEEAKERDHRKIGKELNLFMNSQKVGQGLPMWLPKGATIRRIIERYIVDKEERLGYDHVYTPVMGSVELYKTSGHWDHYQEDMFPVMKMDNEELVLRPMNCPHHMMIFKQGIHSYRQMPVRIAELGLMHRYEMSGALSGLQRVRGMTLNDAHLFVRPDQIKEEFKRVVNLIVEVYKDFNINDYSFRLSYRDPEDKEKYFDDDAMWNRAQAMLKEAMDELDVDYIEVEGEAAFYGPKVDVQVKTALGKEETLSTVQLDFLLPERFDLSYIGEDGKQHRPVVIHRGVVSTMERFVAFLIEEYKGAFPTWLAPVQVELIPVSLDAHSDYTKELQEKLQSHKIRVDIDERDEKLGYKIREAQMQKVPYMLVLGDKELEDGSVNVRKYGEQKSESMPFEDFVKLVQSELR; from the coding sequence ATGGCAGACATGATTCAACTAAAGTTCCCTGATGGGGCAGTAAAAGAATTTGAGCAAGGCGTGACAACTGAAGAGATTGCACAATCGATCAGCCCAGGATTACGCAAAAAAGCATTAGCTGGTAAAGTAGACGGCAAGTTAGTCGATTTGCGTACGCCGTTAACTGAAGATGGTGAAATCGCCATTGTGACACCAGAATCAGATGAAGCATTGGAAATTTTACGTCACAGTAGTGCGCATTTATTGGCTCAAGCGATCAAGCGCATGTACCCAGATGCAAAACTTGGCATTGGTCCAGTGATCGAACATGGTTTTTATTACGACATCGACACAGAAACAGCGATCACTTCAGAAGACTTGCCGTTGATCGAAAAAGAAATGAAACAAATCATTAACGAAAATGTTGAAGTTATTCGTCATGACGTAACTCGCGCAGAAGCACAAGAGCGGTTTGCAGCAATTGAAGATCCTTATAAATTAGAACTGCTTGAAGCGATTCCAGAAGGCGATCAAGTGTCAATTTATGAACAAGGCGACTTTTTCGATCTTTGCCGCGGCGTGCACGTGCCATCAACTGGTAAATTAAAAGAATTTAAATTGCTAAGTGTGGCTGGTGCCTATTGGAGAGGGAACAGTGATAACAAAATGCTTCAACGCATTTACGGAACTGCTTTTTTCAAAAAAGAAGATTTAAAAGCGCATCTTGAAATGTTAGAAGAAGCAAAAGAACGCGATCACCGCAAAATCGGGAAAGAATTGAATTTATTCATGAACTCCCAAAAAGTTGGCCAAGGCTTGCCAATGTGGCTTCCAAAAGGCGCAACAATTCGTCGTATTATCGAGCGCTATATCGTGGATAAAGAAGAACGTTTAGGCTACGACCACGTGTACACTCCAGTAATGGGGAGCGTAGAATTGTATAAAACAAGTGGACATTGGGATCATTACCAAGAAGACATGTTCCCGGTAATGAAAATGGACAACGAGGAATTGGTATTGCGTCCTATGAACTGCCCGCATCACATGATGATTTTCAAACAAGGCATTCATTCGTATCGTCAAATGCCGGTTCGTATTGCCGAACTTGGTCTTATGCACCGTTATGAAATGTCAGGCGCATTATCAGGACTTCAACGTGTTCGTGGGATGACATTAAATGACGCGCATTTATTTGTTCGCCCAGACCAAATAAAAGAAGAATTTAAACGTGTTGTTAATTTAATTGTGGAAGTTTATAAAGACTTTAATATCAACGATTATTCGTTCCGCTTGTCATACCGCGATCCAGAAGACAAAGAAAAATACTTTGATGACGATGCAATGTGGAATCGTGCACAAGCAATGTTAAAAGAAGCAATGGATGAATTGGATGTTGACTATATAGAAGTAGAAGGCGAAGCAGCATTTTACGGACCTAAAGTCGATGTTCAAGTGAAAACAGCTCTTGGCAAAGAAGAAACATTGTCGACTGTTCAACTAGACTTCCTACTACCAGAGCGTTTTGACTTGTCGTATATCGGCGAAGATGGCAAACAGCATCGTCCAGTCGTTATTCACCGCGGAGTCGTTTCAACAATGGAGCGCTTTGTTGCATTCTTAATCGAAGAATACAAAGGGGCATTCCCGACATGGCTAGCACCCGTTCAAGTGGAACTGATTCCAGTATCGCTTGATGCGCATAGTGACTATACAAAAGAACTTCAAGAAAAATTACAGTCTCACAAAATTCGCGTAGATATTGATGAGCGCGATGAGAAGTTAGGCTATAAGATTCGTGAAGCACAAATGCAAAAAGTACCGTACATGTTAGTGCTTGGCGATAAAGAATTAGAAGATGGTTCTGTAAATGTTCGTAAATACGGCGAGCAGAAATCAGAAAGCATGCCGTTTGAAGACTTTGTGAAACTGGTTCAAAGCGAACTTCGTTAA
- the infC gene encoding translation initiation factor IF-3: MNVNDGIRARELRVIDQNGEQLGIKTRIEALEIAARVNLDLVLVAPQAKPPVARIMDHGKFKFEQQKKDREIRKNQKVIVVKEVRLSPSIDDHDFNTKLRNAIKFLEKGDKVKASIRFKGRAITHKEIGQRVLERFAEACKEVATVEQRPKMDGRSMFLMLAPVNEKE, from the coding sequence ATTAATGTAAATGACGGTATTCGTGCACGTGAGTTGCGAGTTATTGATCAAAACGGTGAACAACTTGGCATCAAAACACGTATCGAAGCACTTGAAATTGCAGCTCGTGTCAACTTGGATCTTGTTCTTGTGGCTCCTCAAGCTAAGCCGCCGGTTGCTCGGATCATGGACCATGGTAAATTCAAGTTTGAGCAGCAAAAGAAAGATCGTGAAATCCGTAAAAATCAGAAAGTGATTGTCGTCAAAGAAGTACGCTTAAGCCCTTCAATTGACGATCACGATTTCAACACGAAACTTCGCAATGCAATCAAGTTCCTTGAAAAAGGCGACAAAGTGAAAGCTTCTATTCGTTTTAAAGGCCGTGCGATTACGCACAAAGAAATTGGACAACGTGTACTTGAACGTTTCGCAGAAGCGTGCAAAGAAGTTGCGACAGTTGAGCAGCGCCCGAAAATGGATGGTCGCAGCATGTTCTTGATGCTTGCACCAGTTAACGAAAAAGAATAA
- the rpmI gene encoding 50S ribosomal protein L35, whose product MPKMKSHSGASKRFKKTGTGKVRRHSSHTSHLFANKSTKQKRKLRKGKLVSSGDLKRIKSLIYNMK is encoded by the coding sequence ATGCCGAAAATGAAAAGCCATAGCGGTGCATCAAAACGTTTCAAAAAAACGGGTACTGGTAAAGTAAGACGCCACAGCTCACACACTAGCCACTTATTTGCAAACAAATCTACAAAACAAAAGCGTAAACTTCGCAAAGGGAAACTTGTTTCTTCAGGCGACTTGAAACGCATCAAATCATTAATCTATAACATGAAATAA
- the rplT gene encoding 50S ribosomal protein L20 gives MPRVKGGTVTRQRRKKVIKLAKGYYGAKHILFKVANQQVMKSGNYAYRDRRNKKRDFRRLWITRINAAARMNEISYSRLMHGLKVAGIDINRKMLAEIAVSDAAAFTALVDQAKKAVTK, from the coding sequence ATGCCACGCGTAAAAGGTGGAACAGTGACGCGCCAGCGTCGTAAAAAGGTCATTAAATTAGCAAAAGGTTATTATGGTGCAAAGCACATCCTTTTCAAAGTAGCAAACCAACAGGTAATGAAGTCAGGTAACTATGCTTACCGTGACCGTCGTAACAAAAAACGTGATTTCCGTAGACTTTGGATCACACGTATCAACGCAGCAGCTCGTATGAACGAAATTTCATACAGCCGTTTAATGCACGGATTAAAAGTTGCAGGCATCGACATCAACCGCAAAATGTTAGCTGAAATCGCTGTATCTGATGCAGCTGCATTCACAGCATTGGTTGACCAAGCGAAAAAAGCAGTAACTAAGTAA
- a CDS encoding DUF1294 domain-containing protein has product MFLIILIYMAILTMMAFVMMKIDKHQAQHRGQRIPEKNLWTVAIFGGGIGAYLGMMIFRHKTKHTNFRIGFLVLALLDGALLIWSYQNF; this is encoded by the coding sequence ATGTTTTTAATTATCTTAATATATATGGCGATTTTAACAATGATGGCTTTTGTGATGATGAAAATTGATAAACACCAAGCGCAACACCGGGGACAACGAATCCCTGAAAAAAACTTGTGGACAGTTGCCATTTTTGGTGGCGGGATCGGTGCGTATCTCGGCATGATGATTTTTCGTCATAAAACCAAACACACCAATTTTCGTATAGGTTTTTTAGTGTTAGCGCTACTTGATGGTGCATTGTTAATTTGGAGTTATCAAAATTTCTAA
- a CDS encoding sigma-w pathway protein ysdB, producing the protein MAFLIRLIVLAIIIYLFYRLIRYIVDPKRKLDAALEAGNYYFLDDVKNVQKNFFIALRGVLFEGEKYLGTTDQSFEVVSIFVWVADPDQLQGFTKEDFRFLEKEILMNYPEAHISWKNPIERLMKQED; encoded by the coding sequence ATGGCTTTTCTCATCCGCCTCATTGTATTGGCAATAATTATCTATTTATTTTATCGATTGATCCGTTATATCGTGGATCCCAAAAGAAAGTTGGATGCCGCACTGGAAGCCGGAAATTATTATTTTTTGGATGATGTAAAAAACGTACAAAAAAACTTCTTTATCGCTCTTCGTGGTGTCTTGTTTGAAGGCGAAAAATACTTAGGCACGACAGATCAATCTTTTGAAGTGGTATCGATTTTTGTGTGGGTCGCGGATCCCGACCAATTGCAGGGTTTCACAAAAGAAGATTTCCGTTTTCTTGAAAAGGAAATTTTGATGAACTACCCAGAAGCGCACATTAGCTGGAAAAACCCAATTGAGCGATTAATGAAACAAGAAGATTAA
- a CDS encoding dUTP diphosphatase: MKLQKLFNMQEELDRFIQSNQNINEDVFRKKGLALLVELAELANETRCFKFWSTKGASERSVILEEYVDSIHFLLSLGIEKNLNTLESWPDPIAEKELTELFLRTQQAIQKFLENYSMSNYMEVWSCYGGLARALEFNYEDVLEAYIQKNKTNYDRQHDGY, translated from the coding sequence ATGAAACTACAAAAATTGTTTAATATGCAAGAAGAACTCGATCGCTTTATCCAATCAAATCAAAATATTAATGAAGATGTATTCCGTAAAAAAGGATTGGCTTTATTAGTGGAGCTTGCAGAACTTGCGAATGAAACACGCTGCTTTAAATTTTGGAGCACGAAAGGCGCATCAGAACGCTCTGTTATTTTAGAAGAATACGTGGATTCTATCCATTTCTTGCTGTCACTCGGCATTGAGAAAAACTTGAATACGTTAGAAAGCTGGCCAGACCCAATAGCCGAAAAAGAACTGACCGAGTTATTCCTTCGCACACAACAGGCTATTCAAAAATTTCTTGAAAATTACTCGATGTCTAACTATATGGAAGTATGGAGTTGCTACGGTGGATTAGCTCGGGCACTTGAATTTAACTATGAAGACGTCTTGGAAGCATATATTCAAAAAAACAAAACCAATTACGATCGCCAACATGACGGCTATTAA
- a CDS encoding M42 family metallopeptidase, producing MTKLDETQLMLKELTDANGIPGNERQSREVMKKYIEPYADSIETDGLGSLIAKKEGLAGGPKIMVAGHLDEVGFMITQIDEKGFLKFQPVGGWWSQVMLAQRVTITTRSGKEITGVIGSKPPHILTPEARKKPVEIKDMFIDIGASSREEVKEWGVTPGDMVTPYFEFTVMNNDKLLMAKAWDNRIGCAIAIDVLKGLKGVEHPNVVYGVGTVQEEIGLRGAKTATAKIQPDIGFAVDVGIAGDTPGITSKESTSKMGDGPQLLLFDASMVSHRGLRELVVDTAEEAGIPYQFETIAAGGTDAGSIHLTANGVPALAIGVATRYIHSHAGILHRDDYENAVKLVIEVIKKLDKDTVARITFE from the coding sequence ATGACAAAATTGGATGAAACACAATTAATGTTAAAAGAATTGACCGACGCCAATGGCATACCGGGGAATGAACGCCAATCGCGCGAAGTAATGAAGAAATACATAGAACCATATGCTGATTCAATTGAAACAGACGGCCTTGGAAGTTTAATCGCTAAAAAAGAAGGATTAGCTGGTGGACCAAAAATTATGGTAGCGGGTCATTTAGACGAAGTAGGCTTTATGATTACGCAAATCGATGAAAAAGGCTTTTTAAAATTCCAACCAGTAGGCGGTTGGTGGTCACAAGTCATGTTAGCGCAACGAGTGACGATTACAACTCGTAGCGGAAAAGAAATTACGGGTGTCATTGGTTCAAAACCGCCTCACATTCTAACTCCTGAAGCACGTAAAAAACCTGTTGAAATTAAAGATATGTTTATTGATATCGGGGCGTCTTCTCGTGAAGAAGTAAAAGAATGGGGTGTAACGCCAGGAGATATGGTCACACCTTATTTTGAATTCACAGTGATGAACAACGACAAACTATTGATGGCAAAAGCTTGGGATAACCGCATTGGCTGTGCTATCGCAATTGACGTATTAAAAGGACTGAAAGGTGTAGAACACCCGAACGTAGTATACGGAGTTGGCACAGTGCAAGAAGAAATTGGTTTGCGCGGGGCAAAAACTGCAACTGCTAAAATCCAACCAGATATCGGATTTGCGGTTGATGTAGGGATTGCTGGAGACACGCCAGGAATTACGAGCAAAGAATCCACTAGTAAAATGGGGGATGGCCCACAACTATTACTTTTCGATGCTTCTATGGTCTCTCATCGCGGCTTACGCGAACTTGTGGTCGATACTGCTGAAGAAGCGGGTATTCCATATCAATTTGAAACGATTGCAGCCGGTGGAACAGACGCTGGATCGATTCACTTAACAGCGAACGGCGTTCCTGCTCTTGCAATTGGTGTAGCAACACGTTACATTCATTCGCATGCAGGCATACTGCACCGTGACGATTACGAAAACGCGGTGAAGTTAGTCATTGAAGTGATTAAAAAACTCGACAAAGACACAGTCGCACGTATTACATTCGAATAA